A genomic window from Hyla sarda isolate aHylSar1 chromosome 10, aHylSar1.hap1, whole genome shotgun sequence includes:
- the SLC66A1 gene encoding lysosomal amino acid transporter 1 homolog, translating into MWGLHYSWGQGGPSPPKNFSDCPNGTSWVWNVFNECAADGRDLASIYLGLFSIFCFVAASFPQYYQSCKTGNMDRALSIWFLLGWLAGDSCNFVGAFLSHQLPIQTYTAVYYVLADIFMLSLYMYYKYRNRGPSAALSINALCGFALFGSAAFLSGSAPAAGDVSTVVSARRLLSAEDSHSEPFSTQEIIGFTIGSVSSMFYLCSRLPQIVTNFRRRSTEGLALSLFFMVILGNLTYGLSVLLKNPDRDQSEADYIEHHLPWLIGSLGVMSLDLVIIFQFFVFSAKGSTNAEAEEQEPLMHSA; encoded by the exons ATGTGGGGGCTGCACTATTCCTGGGGTCAGGGGGGTCCCTCCCCACCCAAAAACTTTTCTGACTGCCCCAATGGTACGAGCTGGGTGTGGAACGTGTTCAATGAGTGCGCGGCCGACGGGAGGGACCTCGCCAGCATCTACCTGGGGCTCTTCTCCATCTTCTGTTTCGTGGCGGCTTCCTTCCC ACAATACTACCAGTCCTGTAAGACGGGGAACATGGACCGGGCGCTGTCCATCTGGTTCCTGCTGGGGTGGTTGGCCGGGGACTCCTGTAACTTTGTGGGGGCCTTCCTGTCCCACCAGCTGCCCATACAG ACGTACACCGCGGTTTATTACGTGCTGGCCGACATCTTCATGCTCTCGCTGTACATGTACTACAAGTACCGGAACCGGGGCCCGAGCG CGGCCCTCAGTATAAACGCGCTCTGCGGCTTCGCTCTGTTCGGTTCCGCCGCGTTCCTGAGCGGTTCAGCTCCGGCTGCAGGAGACGTCTCCACCGTGGTGAGTGCCAGGCGCCTTCTCTCTGCCGAGGACTCGCACAGCGAG CCGTTCTCCACCCAGGAGATTATCGGATTTACCATCGGCTCCGTCTCCTCCATGTTCTACCTCTGCTCCCGACTCCCGCAGATCGTCACTAAT TTCCGGCGGAGATCCACGGAGGGGCTGGCGCTGTCGCTCTTCTTTATGGTCATATTGGGGAACCTGACGTACGGCCTGAGCGTCCTCCTGAAGAACCCCGACCGGGACCAGTCCGAAGCCGACTACATCGAACACCACCTGCCCTGGCTGATCGGGAGTCTGGGGGTCATGAGTCTGGACCTCGTT ATAATCTTCCAATTTTTCGTGTTCAGCGCAAAAGGCTCCACCAACGCTGAGGCAGAAGAACAAGAACCGCTGATGCATTCCGCCTAG
- the LOC130293404 gene encoding aflatoxin B1 aldehyde reductase member 2-like, which yields MLSVSLRAARRLVPVAVLGSAMSRSPAAVPSSPLPRTVLGTMEFGRRMDAQASGAAVQEFRRRGHDELDTAFMYGDGETERVLGTLGLDAGVKMATKANPWEGKTLKRQSVRDQLETSLQRLNMSSVQIFYLHAPDHQTPVEETLEACQELYKEGKFKELGLSNYASWEVMEIYRICKERSWVLPTVYQGMYNATTRQVETELLPCLRQLGIRFYAYNPLAGGLLTGKYKYEDKDTAEQTPSRFFGNSWADTYRNRYWKKYHFQAIDRVQKALEEAYGKDRPSLTAAALRWMYHHSKLQGSREDAVILGMSSTEQLVQNLDGAEGGPLLPPVVSAFDDAWNLVAHDCPNYFR from the exons ATGCTGTCAGTGTCCCTGCGGGCGGCTCGGCGGTTGGTCCCGGTCGCAGTGCTCGGCTCCGCCATGTCCCGCTCACCCGCCGCCGTTCCTTCGTCCCCTCTCCCCCGCACGGTCCTGGGCACCATGGAGTTCGGACGCCGCATGGACGCTCAGGCCAGCGGAGCGGCGGTGCAGGAGTTCCGGAGACGCGGACACGACGAGCTGGACACCGCCTTCATGTACGGGGACGGGGAGACCGAGAGGGTGCTGGGGACACTCGGCCTGGACGCGGGAG TGAAGATGGCGACTAAAGCCAACCCCTGGGAAGGGAAGACCCTGAAACGGCAGAGCGTGCGCGACCAGCTGGAGACCTCGCTGCAGCGGCTGAACATGTCCAGCGTCCAGATCTTCTACCTCCATGCGCCCGACCACCAGACCCCGGTGGAGGAGACATTGGAGGCCTGCCAGGAGCTGTACAAGGAG GGAAAGTTTAAGGAGCTGGGTCTGTCCAACTACGCGTCCTGGGAGGTGATGGAGATTTACCGCATCTGTAAGGAGAGGAGCTGGGTGCTGCCGACCGTCTACCAG GGTATGTACAACGCCACCACAAGACAAGTGGAGACGGAGCTCCTCCCCTGTCTGCGCCAACTCGGGATCCGCTTCTACGCCTACAATCCGCTGGCAG GGGGGCTTCTGACCGGCAAATACAAATACGAGGACAAGGATACGGCGGAGCAGACGCCCTCCAGGTTCTTTGGGAACAGTTGGGCAGACACCTACAGGAACAG ATACTGGAAGAAGTATCATTTCCAGGCTATTGACCGAGTGCAGAAGGCGCTGGAGGAGGCGTATGGCAAAGACCGACCCAGTCTGACGGCCGCTGCTCTCCGCTGGATGTATCACCATTCCAAACTACAG GGGAGTCGGGAAGACGCTGTGATCCTGGGGATGTCCAGTACGGAGCAGCTGGTGCAGAACCTGGACGGGGCGGAGGGTGGGCCCCTGCTTCCCCCCGTGGTCAGCGCCTTCGATGACGCCTGGAACCTGGTCGCCCACGACTGTCCAAACTATTTCCGCTAG